The following are from one region of the Ruficoccus sp. ZRK36 genome:
- a CDS encoding restriction endonuclease — protein sequence MKFKSRNLRAIAELIIGDQEFFPYRSSSYITQFFEECDLDFVHDGTTRWHWTAERLEELLQEPQPVAHSLPERFVHVLRVLMLKPDAVPEDPDRLKALEELNKPLSREGYEAFYGDDELLYVRHIGTKTISLAANPHRPFTPKEIEKRNQLVAYLSQCSEDELIEDVLLPLLRQLGYHRITAAGHKDKALEYGKDIWMRYVLPTQHILYFGIQVKKGKLDTSGVSKAGNANVSEIYNQVLMMLGHEIFDPETSRRVLVDHAFIVAGGDITKQARNWLGGKLDASKRSQILFMDREDILNLYIANSLPLPDKSLPAARPEYDDDVPF from the coding sequence ATGAAGTTCAAAAGTAGGAATCTGCGGGCAATTGCTGAACTGATTATTGGGGACCAAGAGTTTTTCCCATATCGATCGAGCAGCTACATCACTCAGTTTTTTGAGGAATGTGACTTGGACTTTGTCCACGATGGCACAACACGCTGGCATTGGACAGCTGAGCGTTTGGAGGAATTACTGCAAGAACCACAACCTGTCGCTCATTCTCTTCCTGAACGTTTTGTTCATGTGCTTCGGGTGTTGATGCTCAAGCCTGATGCCGTGCCAGAAGATCCTGATCGCTTGAAGGCGCTAGAGGAGTTAAACAAGCCTCTCTCACGAGAGGGTTATGAGGCATTCTATGGCGATGATGAGCTTCTTTATGTCCGCCATATCGGGACAAAGACAATTTCCTTGGCAGCAAATCCCCATCGTCCATTCACCCCAAAAGAAATAGAAAAACGCAATCAGCTAGTTGCCTACTTGAGCCAATGCTCTGAAGACGAACTGATTGAAGATGTCCTACTTCCGCTATTACGGCAATTGGGTTACCACCGGATAACGGCAGCTGGGCACAAGGATAAGGCCCTGGAATATGGTAAAGATATCTGGATGCGATATGTGCTTCCAACACAACATATTCTTTATTTTGGAATACAGGTCAAAAAGGGTAAATTGGATACATCTGGGGTAAGCAAAGCAGGCAATGCAAATGTGTCAGAGATCTACAATCAGGTGCTAATGATGCTTGGCCATGAGATATTCGACCCAGAAACTAGTAGGCGTGTCCTCGTTGATCATGCATTCATCGTTGCTGGCGGGGACATTACCAAACAGGCCCGAAACTGGCTCGGAGGAAAATTAGATGCTTCTAAGCGCAGCCAAATACTTTTTATGGATCGTGAAGATATATTGAATCTCTACATTGCAAATAGTTTGCCGCTACCAGACAAGTCCCTTCCTGCGGCTAGACCTGAATATGATGATGATGTTCCGTTTTGA
- a CDS encoding phage Gp37/Gp68 family protein, with protein MAKDSKIEWTHHTFNPWWGCIKVSPACNNCYAEAWAKRVGSKVWGPKAPRRFFSDAHWKEPLKWNREAEITGKRYRVFCASMADVFERKAELRADRERLWDIIAQTPQLDWLMLTKRPQNIKSMAPWDDNSWPLNVWMGTTVENQHWVDKRVPFLAQSGARIKFLSCEPLLGHIDLSDWMKHNQIDWVIAGGESGAKSRPMSPQWVRSLRDQCQEYKVAFHFKQWGHWAPVELLTSEQKETLMFDGFRMAAAGKKIAGRDLDERTWDEFPKIA; from the coding sequence ATGGCTAAAGATTCAAAAATCGAATGGACACACCACACCTTCAATCCCTGGTGGGGTTGCATAAAAGTGTCTCCAGCATGCAACAATTGTTACGCCGAGGCTTGGGCCAAACGCGTCGGAAGTAAGGTATGGGGTCCTAAAGCTCCTCGACGTTTTTTTAGCGATGCTCACTGGAAAGAGCCTTTAAAATGGAATCGTGAGGCTGAAATAACAGGTAAGCGATACCGTGTCTTTTGTGCATCCATGGCTGACGTTTTTGAGCGAAAAGCGGAGTTGAGAGCAGATCGTGAGAGGCTCTGGGATATAATTGCCCAAACGCCTCAATTAGATTGGCTGATGCTAACGAAACGCCCTCAGAATATAAAGTCAATGGCCCCTTGGGATGACAATTCATGGCCTCTCAACGTGTGGATGGGAACAACTGTAGAAAATCAGCATTGGGTAGATAAGCGAGTACCTTTTCTCGCTCAATCGGGGGCAAGGATTAAATTTCTAAGTTGCGAACCCTTACTTGGTCACATTGATTTAAGTGATTGGATGAAACACAATCAGATAGACTGGGTCATTGCAGGCGGTGAAAGTGGCGCTAAGTCTAGACCAATGAGTCCGCAGTGGGTCCGGTCACTCAGGGATCAATGCCAAGAATACAAAGTTGCCTTTCATTTTAAGCAGTGGGGGCATTGGGCTCCAGTTGAACTGCTAACATCTGAGCAGAAAGAAACGCTTATGTTCGATGGATTTAGAATGGCTGCCGCAGGCAAAAAAATTGCAGGTAGAGACCTAGACGAGCGAACGTGGGATGAGTTTCCCAAAATCGCTTAA
- a CDS encoding MobC family plasmid mobilization relaxosome protein, whose amino-acid sequence MKSFLKKTLVISQVRPIRIIMGNSEYGKNTAANSLGNHEDSNRPQGKLGSEKINKPVHARGPHGPSRELAEAGGQPPPPTPPPVEAANKTSSQRKAKTALSKREKTLKIRVTKDEDYHIRQNKPNGQSLANWARETLLCPSGQGTIKSDPELIRQIAWSGNNLNQIAKAINTHNAVGTPFEIIVVADHLHAIRQQLNALINRGQK is encoded by the coding sequence ATGAAAAGTTTTTTGAAAAAAACTTTGGTGATTTCGCAAGTACGCCCCATAAGGATTATTATGGGCAACTCTGAATATGGAAAAAACACCGCTGCTAACAGCTTAGGAAACCACGAAGATAGCAACCGGCCCCAGGGAAAATTAGGGTCCGAAAAAATTAATAAGCCAGTACACGCGAGAGGGCCACACGGACCCTCTCGCGAACTGGCTGAGGCCGGGGGCCAGCCCCCTCCTCCGACACCTCCCCCTGTTGAGGCTGCTAATAAAACAAGTAGCCAGAGGAAAGCAAAAACAGCTCTCTCAAAGCGAGAGAAGACGCTAAAAATCCGCGTTACAAAGGACGAGGATTATCATATTCGCCAAAACAAACCCAATGGGCAGTCGTTGGCGAACTGGGCCAGAGAAACCCTTCTTTGCCCCTCAGGTCAGGGTACGATAAAATCTGACCCCGAACTGATCAGGCAGATCGCCTGGTCGGGCAATAATCTAAACCAAATTGCCAAGGCGATAAATACGCACAATGCGGTGGGAACTCCGTTTGAAATCATTGTTGTCGCAGATCACTTACACGCAATTCGCCAACAACTAAATGCCTTGATAAATAGGGGGCAAAAATGA
- a CDS encoding AAA family ATPase: MIKKIKSVSNMGVFDGYRWPSGSSLNEFKRFNILYGANGSGKTTLSRLFRHLATGDCEPFPDLKYSLEAESGTLKETDAKTVPIRVFNADYVRSNIGEIEGELNPIFIIGKDQKDLQAELAENEKEYVERQSKLNDLTGQIDSKEKARGKEFTDIAKVIGVATQGLTSRTYRKPQAELAYKSLTEFKVLSNDELETLKLIAEQKKLDSISKLDLGTFEIDLSSLAETSNKLLIETVEAIVIPRLRENPRISLWVESGIELHESGSQCEFCGSVVTEDRLKALAAHFNDADKSLKEDLQKLIENYDAILQSLQSFAMPSKLEFFDEFQLEYATYYAAVKEKLSKLRTYVVKAKKLVERKLVSRTEVIEFNIILDSYPVAEALRQTNEVIGAHNTKSKSFEEARTLASSQIEQHYLSTIQSDVEAYDNELDQLKADVKAIQDGNEETKQLSLDELDAEIKRKRGLIANTQQAAEDLTKKLEIFLGRKELRFDPEGDGYRIYRKSVPAQGLSEGEKTAIAFVYFSVQLEDQDFDKTTGIVVVDDPISSLDASSTYQAFAFLKEAVKDSKQVFLLTHNFDFLKLLLNWIKHHPYAKKNREYFMLKAKATTGDARKSWIESMDKALTENGSEYVFLFKQVRDYTCDGTIENAYPMPNIIRKLLEQFLEFMCPTAEKNHQKLQSIQFDPIKKTALNKYANDFSHPTGKGLDPSLVDETRNNAQHLIEMIQTVAPTHYKNLNRN; the protein is encoded by the coding sequence ATGATTAAGAAAATTAAAAGTGTCAGTAATATGGGTGTGTTCGACGGCTACCGTTGGCCGTCTGGAAGCAGCCTTAATGAGTTTAAGCGATTCAACATCCTTTATGGCGCAAATGGCTCTGGAAAAACCACACTATCGAGGCTTTTTCGACATCTTGCGACTGGAGATTGTGAGCCATTTCCAGACCTAAAATACTCACTGGAGGCTGAGTCTGGCACGCTTAAGGAAACAGATGCTAAGACAGTTCCAATCAGAGTTTTTAATGCCGATTATGTGCGATCAAACATTGGTGAAATTGAAGGTGAGCTAAATCCCATATTCATTATTGGAAAGGATCAAAAAGACCTACAGGCCGAACTTGCAGAAAATGAAAAAGAGTACGTGGAGCGCCAAAGTAAGCTTAACGACCTTACAGGACAAATTGATTCTAAGGAAAAAGCTAGAGGCAAAGAGTTTACCGATATTGCCAAGGTCATTGGTGTGGCAACCCAAGGGTTGACATCAAGAACATATAGAAAACCGCAAGCGGAATTGGCTTATAAAAGCCTCACAGAATTTAAGGTGCTCAGCAACGATGAGCTTGAAACCTTGAAGCTTATTGCTGAGCAAAAAAAACTTGATAGTATTTCAAAGCTCGACTTAGGAACGTTTGAGATCGACTTAAGTTCTCTAGCCGAGACATCCAACAAGCTATTAATTGAAACAGTGGAAGCCATTGTCATCCCAAGGCTGAGAGAAAACCCTAGAATTTCGCTATGGGTTGAAAGCGGTATCGAGCTACATGAATCCGGCAGCCAATGCGAATTTTGCGGCAGTGTAGTGACAGAAGATCGCCTGAAAGCTCTAGCCGCTCACTTCAATGATGCAGACAAGTCATTAAAAGAAGATCTTCAGAAACTAATCGAAAATTACGATGCAATTCTACAATCGCTTCAAAGCTTCGCAATGCCATCGAAATTGGAATTTTTTGATGAATTTCAGCTTGAATATGCAACTTACTACGCGGCGGTGAAAGAGAAGCTCTCCAAGTTAAGAACATATGTAGTAAAAGCAAAGAAGTTGGTTGAGAGAAAGCTGGTAAGCCGAACAGAAGTGATAGAATTTAACATCATATTGGATTCATATCCGGTTGCCGAGGCATTACGCCAAACAAACGAAGTGATCGGAGCGCATAATACGAAATCAAAGAGTTTTGAAGAGGCTAGGACATTGGCTTCTTCCCAAATAGAACAGCACTATTTGAGCACGATTCAGTCCGATGTGGAGGCGTACGATAATGAGCTAGACCAGCTCAAGGCCGATGTGAAGGCTATTCAAGACGGTAATGAAGAAACTAAGCAACTTTCTCTCGATGAGCTTGATGCCGAGATTAAACGGAAACGTGGACTAATCGCAAATACTCAGCAAGCAGCGGAAGATTTGACAAAGAAACTGGAAATTTTCCTAGGGCGTAAAGAATTGAGATTTGATCCCGAGGGAGATGGATACCGGATTTATCGCAAGTCTGTCCCTGCACAGGGATTGAGCGAAGGCGAAAAGACTGCAATCGCATTTGTCTATTTCTCCGTCCAGCTCGAAGACCAAGATTTCGATAAAACTACGGGCATCGTTGTTGTCGATGATCCAATTTCAAGCCTGGATGCCAGTTCGACGTATCAGGCTTTTGCCTTCCTGAAGGAAGCTGTCAAAGACTCAAAACAGGTTTTTTTGCTTACCCACAATTTTGATTTTTTGAAGCTATTGCTCAACTGGATAAAACATCACCCGTACGCGAAGAAAAATCGTGAATATTTCATGCTCAAAGCAAAAGCCACGACGGGAGATGCTAGGAAGTCTTGGATAGAGTCCATGGATAAAGCCCTAACCGAGAACGGCAGTGAGTATGTATTTCTCTTTAAGCAGGTTAGAGACTATACATGCGATGGAACAATTGAAAATGCTTACCCAATGCCAAACATCATCCGAAAGCTGCTTGAGCAATTTCTTGAGTTTATGTGCCCAACGGCAGAAAAAAATCATCAAAAACTTCAGAGTATACAATTCGACCCAATCAAAAAGACTGCATTAAACAAGTATGCGAACGACTTCTCGCATCCCACGGGAAAGGGCCTCGACCCGTCACTGGTGGACGAAACCAGAAATAATGCACAACATTTGATCGAGATGATCCAAACGGTTGCGCCTACACACTATAAAAATTTGAACCGCAACTAA
- the tcmP gene encoding three-Cys-motif partner protein TcmP, with translation MATKAFIWKKDGSCPDLEPHSQTKLEVLRDYVVDYLKILVRGSMGQEIFKITLVDAFAGGGRYSKGEDGSPLTLLKAVKEAEALINLEQKRTKPLKIEAHYYFVEKNKYAFDSLKQTIKASEWSDELSKKIYLIHDSFENVSTYIVEKTKARHPNGGSRVIFFLDQCGWAQVNATQIAQISQSLNYKCEFILNFACDWLAHYINGGDDFRKGYDGLGLSDLIPIDELLELKEKTQSDYRYVIAAKLGPALQRASKSPFFSPFYVEPTTGSNHGYWLVHLAPHIRARNAMIDVYHRKQTHIRAFGNTGLRMLAYNPDSDPSGYLDGFDFSDDTITKARLHLGKDLIQEFVSNYSEGTTFSTLCLDRISDTIANTSLLSDALVDLAKAGEININGPNGGIKRCERVEPGDIIKLNRRPYLTGMGIIRNGLSD, from the coding sequence ATGGCAACAAAGGCATTTATATGGAAAAAAGATGGAAGTTGCCCTGATTTAGAGCCACATAGTCAAACGAAGCTAGAGGTTCTCCGGGACTATGTAGTGGATTACCTCAAAATTCTTGTTCGTGGCTCAATGGGACAAGAAATTTTTAAGATCACGCTGGTTGATGCGTTTGCTGGAGGCGGACGCTACAGCAAGGGAGAGGATGGCTCTCCTCTTACGCTATTAAAAGCGGTAAAAGAAGCAGAAGCGCTCATTAACTTAGAGCAAAAAAGAACTAAGCCATTAAAAATTGAAGCGCATTATTATTTCGTAGAAAAGAACAAATACGCGTTTGATAGTTTGAAGCAAACAATCAAGGCTTCCGAGTGGAGCGATGAATTATCAAAAAAGATATATCTGATCCATGATTCGTTCGAGAATGTATCGACGTATATTGTTGAAAAAACTAAAGCACGCCATCCGAATGGAGGCTCTCGGGTTATTTTCTTTTTAGATCAGTGTGGATGGGCCCAAGTCAATGCCACTCAGATTGCTCAAATATCTCAATCATTGAATTATAAATGTGAGTTTATACTTAACTTTGCATGTGATTGGTTAGCCCACTATATTAATGGTGGCGATGACTTTCGTAAAGGTTATGATGGTCTTGGGTTAAGTGACTTAATACCGATTGACGAACTCTTGGAATTGAAAGAAAAGACCCAAAGTGATTATCGTTACGTAATTGCAGCAAAGCTTGGGCCTGCCCTCCAAAGAGCATCCAAATCTCCTTTTTTTAGCCCTTTCTATGTCGAGCCGACAACAGGTAGTAACCATGGATATTGGTTAGTTCACTTGGCTCCCCATATTCGGGCAAGGAATGCTATGATCGATGTGTACCATCGAAAACAAACGCATATAAGGGCATTTGGTAATACAGGGTTGAGGATGCTTGCTTATAATCCTGATAGCGATCCGTCTGGCTATCTTGATGGATTTGATTTTTCTGACGATACGATTACGAAGGCAAGATTACATCTTGGGAAAGATTTAATACAGGAGTTTGTATCAAACTACTCAGAAGGGACGACATTCTCTACGCTTTGCTTAGATCGGATTAGCGATACAATTGCAAACACCAGTCTTCTTTCGGATGCGTTAGTTGATTTGGCTAAAGCTGGAGAAATTAATATCAATGGCCCAAATGGTGGAATTAAACGCTGTGAACGCGTCGAACCTGGTGACATTATCAAGCTTAATAGACGTCCTTACTTAACGGGAATGGGTATTATACGAAATGGTTTATCCGACTGA
- a CDS encoding DUF2130 domain-containing protein: MNEIKCPHCGKAFKVDEAGYADILKQVRNKEFDAQLHDRLALAEKDKHSAVELAKEKLARELQTEAQQKDATISDLKAQLNAGKTEKELAISSAVSAVEKERDDLLSQLKQAKFDTQKATEQAEKDKASAVELTEQKVSSALRAEIQEQMSIIQGLTSQLEAGKAAQELAVKDAVTRLEKEKIDLENQLKQVKIDGESATKLAEIEKQKDIEELKAQLQAKELSQKLAITEAVSVVEKERDTLRHSLDQAALEKQVAEKALRDKYETQLKDRDEAIDRLKDLKAKLSTKMLGETLEQHCETEFNRIRATAFPRAYFEKDNDASSGSKGDFVFKDMDENETEIVSIMFEMKNENDTTASKKKNEDFFKELDKDRSEKGCEYAILVSLLEPESELYNTGIVDVSHRYGKMYVIRPQFFIPMITLLRNAATNSLSYKNELALVKAQNIDVTNFEADLEDFKSRFGRNFELASSHFQKAVEEIDKSISHLQKTRESLVKSENQLRLANDKAQDVTVKKLTRNNPTMKDKFEEARSQSQSGESE, from the coding sequence ATGAACGAGATAAAATGCCCACATTGCGGTAAAGCATTTAAAGTCGACGAGGCTGGCTATGCCGATATTCTCAAACAAGTCAGAAATAAGGAGTTCGACGCACAGCTACACGATAGGCTGGCACTAGCCGAGAAGGATAAACACAGTGCAGTAGAGCTTGCCAAGGAGAAGCTCGCTCGTGAACTGCAAACAGAAGCTCAACAAAAAGACGCGACTATTAGCGATTTGAAGGCTCAGTTGAATGCAGGAAAGACGGAGAAAGAGTTGGCGATCAGTAGTGCTGTTTCTGCTGTTGAAAAAGAGAGAGATGACCTTCTAAGCCAACTCAAACAAGCCAAGTTCGATACTCAAAAGGCTACGGAGCAAGCCGAGAAAGACAAAGCTAGTGCAGTCGAGCTGACCGAGCAAAAAGTAAGTAGCGCTCTGCGTGCTGAGATACAAGAGCAAATGTCTATTATTCAAGGTCTTACATCACAATTGGAGGCAGGTAAGGCAGCACAAGAGCTGGCCGTAAAAGATGCTGTCACTCGTTTAGAAAAAGAGAAAATCGATCTGGAGAATCAACTTAAGCAAGTGAAGATCGATGGAGAAAGCGCAACGAAATTAGCGGAAATTGAGAAGCAAAAGGACATCGAAGAGCTAAAGGCTCAGTTACAGGCCAAGGAGCTTAGCCAGAAACTGGCCATAACCGAAGCTGTGAGTGTTGTAGAAAAAGAACGCGATACTCTTAGGCACAGTCTAGATCAGGCAGCCCTCGAAAAACAGGTCGCAGAAAAGGCACTGAGAGATAAGTATGAAACACAGCTCAAAGATCGGGATGAAGCCATTGATCGTCTCAAAGATTTGAAGGCAAAACTTTCGACCAAGATGCTGGGAGAGACACTTGAACAGCATTGCGAGACCGAGTTTAACCGCATACGTGCAACAGCCTTTCCACGGGCGTATTTCGAGAAAGACAACGATGCCAGCTCCGGTAGCAAGGGAGACTTCGTTTTCAAAGACATGGATGAAAATGAAACGGAAATCGTTTCCATCATGTTCGAGATGAAAAACGAGAATGACACTACGGCGAGTAAGAAGAAGAATGAGGATTTTTTTAAGGAACTGGACAAAGACCGGAGCGAAAAAGGTTGTGAATACGCCATACTGGTCTCCCTCCTCGAGCCTGAAAGTGAACTCTACAATACAGGCATTGTCGATGTGTCTCATCGTTATGGAAAAATGTATGTCATTCGACCGCAATTCTTCATCCCGATGATTACACTTCTTAGGAATGCAGCGACAAATTCACTGAGCTACAAGAATGAACTAGCGCTGGTGAAGGCTCAGAACATCGACGTAACGAACTTCGAGGCTGACCTGGAAGACTTTAAGTCAAGATTCGGCAGAAACTTTGAACTTGCATCCTCTCACTTCCAAAAGGCAGTAGAGGAGATCGACAAGTCTATCTCACACCTGCAAAAGACCCGAGAAAGCCTAGTTAAGTCAGAAAACCAGCTACGCCTTGCAAACGACAAAGCACAAGATGTAACGGTAAAAAAGCTGACCCGGAATAACCCGACAATGAAAGATAAATTTGAGGAGGCTAGATCTCAGAGCCAATCTGGTGAATCTGAGTAG
- a CDS encoding relaxase/mobilization nuclease domain-containing protein encodes MIHRVFARGATGDPVGYLLKPRQIAAKVLRGSPVIWDRVYHTCPFKNKYTSIVLSFSEKITSEQEIAIIDSYEAVAYAGADPADIERLWVRHSEHDRTELHCIIAHTHLSSGKRWQHYYHYADGILFDSWQEVINYQFGFSSPHAPQRTRLESVPSSKLPPEKKKLFTKLDRLIVEQIHLGKLRHREDIISYLKEQGYEVSPSRNFIGVREPGSGEKRLRLKGEKYREGADLYYLKNQVTPNTGRRKSYEQYQTIFLQQLQKRIRRAQSRFAGETISTPVPGILLSNNIDHERQTIINEPRDRDLNSDCNLHCERANPQPTREPHQPSIADILDGMRSILKRIRRQLDRIRGPQITKNCHTPVPQHQPFLSWRRWFGYLLRHNKRRNRGKAKGILNKQTWDQVSGTRATKLDAHTKTDSHPKTPGIPL; translated from the coding sequence ATGATCCATCGGGTGTTTGCACGTGGTGCAACAGGAGATCCTGTTGGTTATCTACTGAAGCCTCGACAAATAGCGGCGAAGGTTCTTCGGGGCAGTCCGGTAATATGGGACCGAGTCTACCATACTTGTCCGTTCAAAAACAAATACACCTCTATTGTATTATCGTTTTCTGAAAAGATCACGTCGGAACAGGAGATCGCCATCATCGACTCCTACGAAGCAGTGGCTTACGCAGGTGCTGATCCTGCCGACATCGAACGCCTGTGGGTGAGACATTCCGAGCACGATCGCACCGAACTTCACTGCATCATAGCCCATACGCACCTTTCAAGTGGCAAACGTTGGCAACATTATTACCATTACGCAGACGGCATTCTTTTCGATAGTTGGCAGGAAGTAATCAATTATCAGTTCGGATTCAGCTCACCACACGCTCCACAGCGAACCCGACTCGAAAGCGTACCATCTAGTAAATTACCACCTGAAAAGAAAAAACTGTTCACAAAGCTGGATCGTTTAATCGTTGAGCAGATTCATTTGGGGAAACTAAGGCATCGCGAAGATATAATCTCTTATCTCAAGGAACAGGGGTATGAAGTTTCCCCAAGCCGGAATTTCATCGGTGTACGGGAGCCTGGCTCGGGTGAAAAGCGCCTTCGCCTCAAGGGAGAAAAATATCGTGAAGGAGCTGATTTGTACTACCTGAAAAATCAGGTAACACCCAATACTGGTCGACGTAAGAGTTATGAGCAGTATCAGACTATTTTTTTGCAGCAGCTGCAAAAGCGTATCAGACGAGCACAATCACGCTTTGCCGGGGAGACTATTTCCACCCCAGTTCCTGGAATTCTACTATCAAACAATATAGATCATGAAAGACAAACAATCATCAATGAACCCAGAGATCGTGACCTTAATTCAGACTGCAATCTCCACTGTGAACGCGCAAACCCGCAGCCAACTCGAGAGCCTCACCAGCCAAGTATCGCAGATATCCTCGATGGTATGCGATCTATCCTCAAAAGAATCCGACGACAGTTGGATCGCATTCGAGGACCACAAATCACTAAAAACTGTCACACTCCCGTACCACAGCATCAGCCATTTCTCTCTTGGCGAAGATGGTTTGGTTATTTACTTCGGCACAACAAGAGGAGAAATCGTGGTAAAGCTAAAGGCATACTCAATAAGCAAACATGGGATCAAGTATCGGGAACTCGAGCGACAAAATTGGATGCACATACAAAAACTGATTCGCACCCGAAAACTCCAGGAATTCCCCTGTAA